A genomic window from Vitis riparia cultivar Riparia Gloire de Montpellier isolate 1030 chromosome 16, EGFV_Vit.rip_1.0, whole genome shotgun sequence includes:
- the LOC117933376 gene encoding receptor-like protein EIX2 has product MELYMRGLVVLLLYFLFTTVTKFGCCAGHSPKALCREKEREALLSFKRGIHDPSNRLSSWASEECCNWEGVRCHNTTGHVLKLNLRWDLSQDHGSLGGQISSSLLDLKHLRYLDLSCNYFGFLNIPKFFGSLSNLRYLNISSAGFGGVIPHQLGNLSKLHYLDIGNYDSLNVEDLEWISGLTFLEFLDMTNVNLSKASNWLQIPISLGGISSLRYLRIRENFFEGIISEKHLANLTSLEKLDASSNLLTLQVSSNWTPPFQLRALDLGSCLLGPQFPAWLQTQKHLEDLNMSYAGISSVIPAWFWTRFLSTVDLSHNQIIGSIPSLHSSYIYLGSNNFTDPLPPISSDVAQLDLSNNLFRGSLSPMLCRRTKKVNLLEYLEISGNLLSGELPNCWMYWRELIMLKLGNNNLTGHIPSSMGSLIWLGSLHLRNNHLSGNLPLPLKNCSSLMVLDLSKNEFTGTIPAWMGNFNGKFIEIFPGDGEITYIPGLAVLVLHSNKFTGSIPLELCHLDSLQILDLGNNNLSGTIPRCFGNFSSMTKQSNSSSPFRFHNEDFIYSGSIDTAILVMKGVEYEYDNTLGLLAGMDLSSNKLSGEIPEELTDLHGLIFLNLSNNHLQGKIPVKIGAMTSLESLDLSMNRLSGVIPQGMANMSFLSSLNLSYNNLSGKIPSGTQIQGFSPLSFIGNPELCGAPLTDDCGEDGKPKGPIPDNGWIDMKWFYLGMPWGFVVGFWAILAPLAFNRAWRHAYFRLLDDVKYKLLGWCL; this is encoded by the exons ATGGAGTTGTACATGAGAGGTTTAGTGGTTCTCttgctctattttcttttcactaCAGTCACAAAGTTCGGTTGTTGTGCTGGGCATAGTCCAAAGGCTCTTtgcagagaaaaagaaagagaagctCTTTTGAGCTTCAAAAGAGGCATTCATGATCCTTCAAACAGACTCTCTTCTTGGGCCAGTGAAGAGTGTTGTAATTGGGAAGGAGTTCGTTGTCACAACACAACAGGACATGTTCTCAAGCTCAACCTCCGATGGGATCTTTCTCAAGATCATGGTTCTCTGGGTGGTCAGATAAGTAGTTCTTTGTTGGACTTGAAGCATCTTCGATACTTGGACTTGAGCTGTAATTACTTTGGGTTCCTTAATATTCCAAAATTCTTTGGTTCCCTCTCCAATTTGAGATATCTTAATATCTCTAGTGCAGGCTTTGGTGGTGTTATTCCTCATCAACTTGGAAATTTATCCAAGTTGCATTATCTTGACATTGGGAACTATGATTCTTTGAATGTTGAGGATCTTGAGTGGATTTCTGGTCTTACCTTCCTAGAGTTCCTTGACATGACAAATGTGAACCTAAGCAAAGCATCAAATTGGTTACAG ATTCCTATCTCATTAGGAGGAATTTCATCCTTGCGTTATCTAAGAATTAGGGAAAACTTCTTCGAGGGTATTATATCTGAAAAGCACCTTGCCAATCTAAcaagtttagaaaaattggaTGCATCTTCAAACTTGTTAACTTTGCAAGTCAGCTCCAACTGGACTCCTCCTTTTCAACTCAGAGCATTAGACTTGGGGTCTTGCCTTCTAGGGCCTCAATTTCCTGCATGGCTTCAAACACAGAAGCATTTGGAAGATCTAAACATGTCCTATGCAGGAATCTCCAGTGTCATCCCAGCTTGGTTTTGGACTCGATTCCTTAGTACTGTAGATCTATCTCACAACCAAATCATTGGTAGTATTCCAAGTTTACATTCATCCTATATCTATCTCGGCTCAAACAATTTCACTGATCCACTGCCCCCAATCTCTTCTGATGTAGCACAACTAGACCTCTCCAATAATTTATTCCGTGGATCTCTTTCACCTATGTTGTGTCGGAGAactaaaaaagtaaatttattgGAGTATCTAGAAATCTCAGGAAATCTTCTGTCGGGAGAACTTCCCAATTGTTGGATGTATTGGAGAGAATTGATCATGTTAAAATTGGGAAATAATAATCTGACGGGACATATACCTAGCTCCATGGGTTCTCTAATTTGGCTCGGTTCATTGCACTTGCGCAACAACCATCTCTCCGGAAATTTACCACTTCCATTGAAAAATTGCTCTAGTCTAATGGTTCTAGACCTTAGTAAGAATGAATTCACTGGGACGATACCAGCATGGATGGGGAACTTCAATGGAAAGTTCATTGAAATATTTCCAGGGGATGGTGAGATTACATATATACCGGGTCTAGCGGTTCTTGTCCTTCATTCAAATAAGTTCACTGGAAGTATTCCTCTTGAACTCTGCCACCTTGATTCCCTTCAAATCCTGGACTTGGGAAACAACAATCTCTCGGGAACCATTCCTAGATGCTTTGGTAATTTCAGCAGCATGACCAAacaatcaaattcaagttcCCCCTTTCGTTTTCATAatgaagattttatttattcgGGATCAATTGACACAGCAATACTGGTTATGAAAGGAGTAGAGTACGAGTATGACAATACACTTGGCCTCCTAGCTGGCATGGACCTCTCAAGCAATAAGTTATCTGGTGAGATCCCAGAAGAACTCACAGATCTCCATGGTTTGATATTCTTGAACCTGTCTAATAACCATCTCCAAGGGAAGATTCCTGTGAAGATTGGGGCCATGACATCACTGGAGTCTCTTGATCTCTCCATGAATAGACTCTCTGGTGTTATTCCTCAAGGTATGGCAAATATGTCATTTTTGAGCAGTTTAAATTTGTCATACAACAACTTGTCTGGCAAAATTCCATCAGGCACCCAGATCCAAGGCTTTAGTCCCCTCAGTTTCATTGGCAACCCGGAGCTTTGTGGAGCTCCACTGACTGATGATTGTGGTGAAGATGGTAAACCAAAAGGTCCAATTCCGGACAATGGATGGATTGATATGAAATGGTTCTATTTGGGTATGCCATGGGGTTTCGTGGTTGGCTTTTGGGCCATTTTGGCTCCATTAGCATTCAACAGAGCTTGGAGACATGCTTATTTTCGGCTGCTGGATGACGTGAAGTATAAACTACTCGGATGGTGTTTGTAA
- the LOC117933377 gene encoding receptor-like protein EIX2 yields MSEKHLANLTSLDELDASSNQLTLQVSSNWTPPFQLTYLYLGSCLLGPQFPAWLRTQKYLEEQNMSHAGISSVIPAWFWTRSYAIVDLSHNQITGRIPSLHFASINLGSNNFTDPLPQISSDVARLDLSNNLFCGSLSPMLCRRTDKEVNLLESLDISGNLLSGELPNCWMYWRELMMLKLGNNNLMGHIPSSMGSLIWLGSLHLRNNHISGNFLLPLKNCSSLVVLDLSKNEFTGTIPAWMGNFNGKFIETLPGDGEIAYTPGLMVLVLHSNKFTGSIPLELCHLDSLQILDLGNNNLSGTIPRCFGNFSSMTKQSNSSSPFPFHNERYFEATLVMKGVEYEYDNTLGLLAGMDLSSNKLYGEIPEEFTGLHGLIFLNLSNNHLQGKIPVKIGAMTSMESLDLSMNRLSGVIPQGMAKISFLSHLNLSYNNFSGKIPSGTQLQGFSPLSFIGNPELCGAPLTDGCGEDGKPKGPIPNNDDEEDNGRIEMKWFYFGTPWGFVVGFWAILAALAINRAWRYAYFRFLDDMKYKLLGWCL; encoded by the coding sequence ATGTCTGAAAAGCACCTTGCCAATCTAACAAGTTTAGATGAATTGGATGCATCTTCAAACCAGTTAACTTTGCAAGTCAGCTCCAACTGGACTCCTCCTTTTCAACTCACATACTTATACTTGGGTTCTTGCCTTCTAGGGCCTCAATTTCCTGCATGGCTTCGAACACAGAAGTATTTGGAAGAGCAAAACATGTCCCATGCAGGAATCTCCAGTGTCATCCCAGCTTGGTTTTGGACACGATCCTATGCTATAGTTGATCTGTCTCACAACCAAATCACTGGTAGAATTCCAAGTTTACATTTTGCATCAATCAATCTTGGCTCAAACAATTTCACTGATCCACTGCCCCAAATCTCTTCTGATGTAGCAAGACTAGACCTCTCCAATAATTTATTCTGTGGATCTCTTTCACCCATGTTGTGTCGGAGAACTGATAAAGAAGTAAATTTATTGGAGTCTCTAGACATCTCAGGAAATCTTCTGTCAGGAGAACTTCCCAATTGTTGGATGTATTGGAGAGAATTGATGATGTTAAAATTGGGAAATAATAATCTGATGGGACATATACCTAGCTCCATGGGTTCTCTAATTTGGCTCGGTTCATTGCACTTGCGCAACAATCATATCTCCGGAAATTTTCTACTTCCATTGAAAAATTGCTCTAGTCTAGTGGTTCTAGACCTTAGTAAGAATGAATTCACTGGGACGATACCAGCATGGATGGGGAACTTCAATGGAAAGTTCATTGAAACATTACCAGGGGATGGTGAGATTGCATATACACCGGGTCTAATGGTTCTTGTCCTTCATTCAAATAAGTTCACTGGAAGTATTCCTCTTGAACTCTGCCACCTTGATTCCCTTCAAATCCTGGACTTGGGAAACAACAATCTCTCGGGAACCATTCCTAGATGCTTTGGTAATTTCAGCAGCATGACCAAACAATCGAATTCAAGTTCCCCATTTCCTTTTCATAATGAACGTTATTTTGAAGCAACACTGGTTATGAAAGGAGTAGAGTACGAGTACGACAATACACTTGGCCTCCTAGCTGGCATGGACCTCTCAAGCAATAAGTTATATGGTGAGATCCCAGAAGAATTCACAGGTCTCCATGGTTTGATATTCTTGAACCTGTCTAATAACCATCTCCAAGGGAAGATTCCTGTGAAGATTGGGGCCATGACATCAATGGAGTCTCTTGATCTCTCCATGAATAGACTTTCTGGTGTTATTCCTCAAGGTATggcaaaaatatcatttttgagcCATTTAAATTTGTCATACAACAACTTTTCTGGCAAAATTCCATCAGGCACCCAACTCCAAGGCTTTAGCCCCCTCAGTTTTATTGGCAACCCGGAGCTTTGTGGGGCTCCACTGACTGATGGTTGTGGTGAAGATGGTAAACCAAAAGGTCCAATTCCAAacaatgatgatgaagaggacAATGGAAGGATTGAGATGAAATGGTTCTATTTTGGTACGCCATGGGGTTTCGTGGTGGGCTTTTGGGCCATTTTGGCTGCATTAGCAATCAACAGAGCTTGGAGATATGCTTATTTTCGGTTCTTGGATGACATGAAGTATAAACTTCTAGGATGGTGTCTGtaa